DNA sequence from the Geothermobacter hydrogeniphilus genome:
ACCTGGTCGCCAACACCCGGGCCGCCTGTGAAATATTCGCCGCCTGCGGCTTCGAACGGGAGCAGGCCTTCGAACTGCTCAAACCGCTGCTGAGCGGGACCCTGCGCAGCCTGACCACCCTCGGCCCCGACCTGGCCCTGACCGGTCCCCTCTCACGCGGCGACATCCAGACCGTAACCGCCCATCTCGACGCCCTCGCCAAGTTGCCCGACGACCTGCAGCAGATCTACCGCGTTCTGGGCCGCAAGGCGGTGCAGATCGGCCTGGAACGGGGCAGCCTGGATAAAAAAACAGCCGGAATGTTATCCCGACTGCTCGCACCCCCCGACTGAAAGCTGTCAACGGAAAACTGACGTCCGACTCGCCCTATGAATTTCCCCGACCTGCATCCTTGGGATCTCACCTACAGCGCTGCTATCGCCCTGCAGAAGGATCTGGCCACAAGGGTCGAGCTGCGCAACCGGCTGCGCCGGCCGCTGAGTCACGTCGCCGGCGTTGATGTCTCCTACCGCAAACATGGCGACCAGTTCTTCGCCGCGGTGGTGGTGCTCAGCTTTCCGCACCTGGAACCGATCGAGGTGGCGGACTTCAGCGCCCGGGTGAACTTCCCCTATATCCCCGGCCTGCTCTCCTTTCGTGAACTGCCGGTGCTGCTGCAGGCCTTCCGCCGCCTGCGGACGGTACCCGACCTGGTGCTGGTCGACGGCCAGGGGATCGCCCACCCGCGCCGCTTCGGCCTGGCCTCGCATCTCGGCCTGTGGCTCGACCTGCCGACCATCGGCTGCGCCAAGAGCCGTCTGACCAGCATGGCACAGATGCCGGAAGAGGACAAGGGCGCGACCAGCCCTCTGACTGACAAGGGAGAGCTGATCGGCACGCTGCTGCGCAGCCGGGCGCGGGTCAAACCGCTCTACATCTCGCCGGGGCACCGGCTCGACATCCCCACCGCGGCACGCCTGACCCTGGACTGTACCGGCCGCTACCGGATGCCGGAACCGACCCGCCTGGCGCACCTGGAAACCAACCGGCTGCGCAGAGAAGCGGAAGCCGCCCGGGTCTGAACCGCAAAAGGGGACAGTCCCCTTCACATCTCACATCTCACATCTCACATCTCACATCTCACATCTCACATCTCACATCCATCCTCAACTCACCACGTTCTGTGGTTTGCCAGCCAGGAAGGCTTCGATATTGGCCGTCAGGGTGTCGAACAACCGCTGCCGCGAGGCCCTGGTCGCCCAGGCGATATGCGGCGTGACGAAACAGTTCTGCGCTGCCAGCAGCCGGTTGCCGTGTTCGGGCGGTTCCAGAGTCAGCACATCAAGCCCGGCCCCGGCCAGCCGCTTTTCCTTCAGCGCGTCCGCCAGCGCCTCCTCGTCGATCACCCCGCCGCGGCTGGTGTTGATCAGGTAGGCGCCGCGTTTCATCAGCGCCAGGCGCTCGGCGTTGATCAATCGGCTCGTTTCTTCCGTCAGGGGGCAGTGCAGAGAGACCACGTCACTGGTTTTCAGCAGCTCCTCAAGCACGACAAAATGCACCCGCGCATAATCGAGATTTCCGTGATAACGGTCCGGGTTGCGGGTAAAGACCTGAACCTTCATGCCGAAGGCGGCGGCGATGCGCGCCACCCGCTGGCCGATCTGGCCGAACCCGACCAGACCGAAGGTCAATCCGGCCAACTCCACCTGCGGCCGATCCCAGAAGCAGAAGTCCGGGGCATCGGTCCAGTGCCCCCAGGAGGTCAGGTGGTTGTGATGGCCGACCTGCTGGGTCAACTCCAGCAGCAGGGCGAAGGTCATCTGCGCCACCGAAGCGGTCGAATAGGCCGGCACGTTGGTCACCGTCACGCCGTGTTCGCGGGCCGCCTCGAGATCGATGATATTGTAGCCGGTGGCGGTCACGCCGACATACCTGAGGTTCGGCAGAGCGGCGAAACGCGCCCGGTCGAACGTGACCTTGTTGGTCAGCACGATCTCGGCATCGCCGATCCGGGACAGCACCTCCGCTTCGGCACTGCGATCATAAACGCTGAGGTCCCCGAGCTGTTCAAGGGGTTCCCAGCTGAGGTCACCGGGATTGGCGGTATAAGCATCGAGGTAGACAATTTTCATAATAGTCGTCCGATTGTTGAAATTGAAATGACCCTGAATCCGGTTATTCTAGAGTAATCCGGGTTCAGGTTCAACCATGGCCACCTCATGAACACCAATAAAAACAACGCCGGGTTATGGATTTCTTTTGTTTATCATTGTCCAATGTTATGTCATTAATAGATTTCATCTTTACAGCTTGATCTATTGGTTGCCATCAGGAGGGACAACATGAATCCTTTTATCCTGAACTTCACTCCAACCGGCATGGTCCCCCGCCGTCACGACACCCCCCACGTCCCGATCAGTCCCGAGGAGATTGCCGACCAGGTTGCCCAGGCGGTTGAAGTCGGCATCACCATGGTTCACCTGCATGCCCGGGACCCCGACGGCACCCCGAGCCATGACCGTGATCTCTACGCCGAGATCATCCGCCGCATCCGTTCCTTCGCCCCCGAACTGGTCATCTGCGTCTCCCTCAGCGGCCGCCTGCGCCCCGATTTCGAATCCCGTTCCGCCCCCCTCGACCTGAGTGGCGAAGCCAAGCCGGACATGGGTTCACTGACCCTCTCGTCACTGAACTTCAGCCGCCAGGCGAGCATGAACGCGCCGGAGATGGTCCAGGGTCTGGCGCGAAAAATGTTCGCCAAGGGGATCCTTCCGGAACTGGAGGCTTTCGACGGCGGCATGATCAACTATGCCGATTATCTGCTGAACAAAAAACTGCTGCAGCCACCCTGCTATTTCAACCTGCTGCTCGGCAATCCGGCCAACGCCCAGGCCGACCCGCTCAGCCTCGGCGCCATGCTGGCCCAGCTCCCCCGGGACAGCGTCTGGGCCGCCGCCGGCATCGGCCGCAGCCAGACCCGGGCCGTCATGATGGGACTGGCGGCCGGCGGCGGGGTACGCATCGGCCTGGAGGACAACCTGCATTACGATGACGCGCGGAAGAAGCTGGCGACCAACCTCGAACTGGTGAAGCGCGTCCACCGCCTGGCCGCGGAACTGGAACGCCCGCTCATGTCCCCGGCCGAATGCCGGCAGCGCCTCAACCTGCTGCCCGGAAACGGCCGCTACGGCAGGACGCCGGCATGAAACCCCATGTCATGTTCGGCGTTCACCCCCTGTTCGGGGACTATGTCGACGCCATCCACACCAACGGCGGCTACCTGGCCCGCGTCATTCAGAATGTCGAGGAACCGCAGCGGCCGCAGGGAGAACGTTTTGCCGACGGCCTCGCGCGCTACCATACCTGGCTGAAAGCGAACGGACACACCACCGCGGTCAGGGTCGAGCGGCTCGACCGCTACCGGCCCGACCTGGCCGAAACGCCGCTGCTCGGGTTCCGCGGTCTGAAGGTTCTGCCGCTGGTCAACCGCCTGCGGGAGGAGTTCGGTCTCCACTTTCCGCCGCTGATCCACCCCGCGGCTGCAGTTTCACCGATGGCCGTTGTCGAAGAAGGCGTCTTCATCGGCGCAGGCGTCGTCATCGCCCCGCATGCCCGTATCGGGGCCTTCAGTCTCGTCAACCGGGGCGCGACCATCGGCCATGACGCCGTTGTCGAAGAGGGCGTGGTGGTCGGTCCGTCGTGCAGTACCGGCTCCGCAGTCCGGCTCCGCGCCGGGGCGGTACTCGGCATCGGCTGCACGGTGATCGAACGCCTGGAAATCGGGGAGGGCTCCTACGTCGCCGCCGGCGCGGTGGTGCTGCACGACGTTGCACCGAACAGGCTGGTGGCCGGCATCCCGGCCCGGGAGAAAAAGGTCCTCGGGAACACCGGCGGAGAGTCGACATGACAATCCCCCGCTGGTCGCTCATCCCCTACCAGCCGGCCCTGCAGCCGGTCTGGGATGAAGCGGTCAGTGCCGCCTGCAACGGTCATTTCATCTTCCGGCGCGACTACCTGGACTACCATGCCGACCGTTTCCGGGATGCCTCCTTCATCCTCCGCCGCAGCCGGAAGGTTGTCGCCCTGCTGCCGGCGCACCGGCGGGACGACAGCCTGGTTTCCCACGGCGGCCTGAGTTTCGGCGGCTGGCTGCAAGTTCCCGGCTGCCGCTTCCAGGATATCGAGGCCGGTTTCAACCTGCTCGCCGACACGATGGCGGAACAAAAGCTGCGACGGCTGAGCTACACCCCCATCCCCCACCCCTACCACAATGCGCCCTGCGAGCAGGACGGCTACCTGCTGCAGCGCCTCGGGGCACGCCTCGACGGCTCCCGGCTGGCGGCCTTCGCTGCCAATCCGGCCGACATCAAACGCCCCCATGAAATCAGGCGGCAGATGAAACGGGGAGCCGAAAACCTGCCGCTTGATTTTTTCGAGACCGACGATCTGCCGACCTTCTGGCAGCATCTTCAGGCTTTTCTGCGCCTGCGGCACGAGGCGGAGCCGGTTCACAGCCTCGAAGAAATCACCCTGCTGAAGCGGCGCTTCCCGGCACAGATCCGTTTCCTGGTCGGCCGGCACCGGCAGCGCTGGGCGGTCGGCAACGTGGTCTTCCTCCACCCGCGGGTGATCCGCTTTCAATACGGATTCCGCAGTCTCGACGATGCACGCCACCAGACCGTTTTCCGACTCTGGGACTGGGCCGTCTGCCAACCGGAGATGAAACGCCCGTGGATGGATCTCGGCACCTCCATGAACCCGGAAACCGGGGAGCTTGAAGCAGCCCTGCATTTCAATAAAGAAACCTTCGGCGCCCGCGGCATTCCCCTCAACCACTGGCGATGGGAGCCCTGACCATGCAATCGACACCTGACCGGCCGAGCTGGCTGGAACTGCCGGAGATTGAAAGTCCCTGGGGCACTCTCTGCTACGCCCAGAACGACGATTCGCTGCCTTTTACTCTGGCCCGGACCTATTTCGTCCGCGACATCCCGGCCGCCGCGGCACGCGGTGGGCACAGTCACCGCCGCAACCGGGAAGTCGTCTTCTGTATCCACGGCGCCTGCACCCTGTGGCTCTATGACCGCGAGGGACGGGAACTGCGTTTTCGGCTCGAACAACCGAGGCGGGGCGCCTACGTTCCGCCCGGCTGGTGGGTCGAACTCGGAGACTACAGCGAAGCCGCCATGACCCTGGTGATGGCCTCGCAAAATTATGATGAGGCGGACTATATCCGCGATCCCGAGGAGTTTTTCCATGCCGCGCCCTACCCGGATCCCGTTTATCGACCTCGGCCCTGAGATCGCCGCCATCCGGCCGCAGATCGAGGCGGCCATCGGCCGGGTGCTGGACAGTGGTCGACTGATTCTCGGTCCCGAACTGGAGGCCTTTGAAGCGGAATTCGCCGCCTGGCACGGGGCCCCGGTGGCAGTCGGCGTTTCCAGCGGCCTGGCGGCGCTGACGCTGATGCTGCAGGCCTTCGACATCGGTCCCGGCGACGAGGTGCTGGTGCCGGCCAACACCTATATCGCCACCTGGCTGGCGGTCAGCCGGGTCGGTGCGACACCGGTTCCGGTCGAACCCGACCCCCTGACCCGCAACATCGACCCGGACCGGCTGCAGGCGGCCCTCAGCGACAGAACCAGGGCCCTGCTGGCGGTCCACCTCTACGGCAGCCCGTGCGACATGGACGCCTTGAATGATGTCTGCCATCAGCACGAACTGCATCTTCTCATCGATGCCGCCCAGTCCTGCGGTGCCGCCTGGGACGGCAGCAAACCCGCCTGCCTCGGTGACGCCGCCGCGTTCAGCTTCTATCCCACCAAGAACCTCGGCTCGCTGGGAGAAGCGGGCGCCGTTATCTGCTTCGACCGGGACCGGGCGGAGCAGATCCGCCTGTTGCGCAACTACGGCATGCGGGATCATTACCGGCATCGATTCAAGGGGGAAAACGCCCGACTGGAAGAACTGCACGCGGCGGTGCTGCGCATCAAGCTGGACCGGCTCGATGCCGCCAACGAACGACGCCGAAACCTGGCGGCACGCTACCTGACCCATTTTGCCGACTGCGGGACCATTGTCTGCCAGCAGATCCCGCCGCGCGCGACCCCGGTCTGGCACCTGTTCACCCTCTGCCTTCCCGACCGCGACCGGGTCGCCCGGCAGTTGGCCGAACGGGGCATCGGCAGCGCCGTCCACTACCCCGTCCCCCCCCACCGTTCCGGCGCCTACGCGGACGATGCCGGCGGCTGGCCGGAGCTGCCGGAGACCGACCGCCTGGCCCGCAGCCTGCTGAGCCTGCCGCTCTACCCCGCCCTGACGGAAGCGGAGATCGATGAAATCGCAGCGGAAACCCTCACCGCCGTGGAGAATCTATGAGCCTTTTCCTTGAGCAGGCCCGCCAGGCGATCAACAACAACCGCCCTGGCGCGGCCCTTGAGCAACTGCAGCAGATGTTCGTGGAGATGCACAACCTGCCCGAGCTGCCCTTCTTTTCCGCGGGGCATCCGCAAGCCGATCAACTGCTCACGACGATCGCCCGCATGCTTCTGTCCGACTGCAAACCTGGGCCCGCGTCCCCCCCTCCGACAGGTCCGGCAGGCATCATCGCGACCCGGCTGTCCATCTATGGCGGCTGTACGACGTTGGTCGGAGACCTTGTCAACGCGTTGCCGGACAAGCCGCAACTGTGGCTGACAGAAGACGCACCGGAAAAAAACGCCCTGGCGCGAACCGGTCTACATTCCGCCCAGGTCGTCAAAGGAAAAGACTTTCCGGAAACAGCGGCGGAATTGATCCGGCAACTCGCCGCGGCTGAGCCCCAAACCCTTTTTCTGCTCCACGAACCGCAGGATGTCATAGCCGTGGTGGCGGCTGTCGCTTTAATGGAACGGGGAACCCGGGTCGTCCTGATCCATCACTGTGATCAGTTCCCCTCTGTCGGCATCTTTGTCGAGGGGATCAGGATTGTTGATCTGACACCGAGGGCCGCAGCCTTTTCCAGATACATCCTGGGCCTTGACAACGCCTGGCTGCCCCTCACCTGCCCTGACCCCGGCCCCTCGCGTAAACAGTTCAGGGGTTCCGGAACCCTGCGAACGGCCATGACCGGGCACACGGGAAAATTCAGCAGCATGAGCAATCCGGGCTATCCGGAGCTGGTTGCGACCATCCTGGCGAAAACAGGCGGGCAGCATGTGCATATCGGCCCGATAAAAAGCCCGCTGCTGCGACAGATCAGGAAAACATTGCAGACCCGCAATCTTCAGCCCTCAAGCTTCATCCAGATCGAGTCAGTTCCCAACCTGGCCGCGGCACTCGAAGAGCAGCACATTGATCTCGTTTTCAATACCTACCCCTTCGGCGGCGCCAGAGCCTCCGTCGAAACCATGGCCTCAGGGACGCCCATGGCATGGCATTCGCCCTGGGAGGAATTCGATCTCACGAGAACCCAGATGAAATATCCCGGCGCACCTGTCTGGCGCACCCTGGCCGATATTGACAAACTTTTATCCGGGGTGAATACGGCGTGGTTTACCGGCCAGGCCAAATCGGCCCGTGAACATTACCTGGAATTCCACCACCCGCGGCACTGGAGGAAGGCCTTCACGCAGGCGGATGTCGCCGGGTTCCAGGTGCCGCCCGCTTACTCCCGGCAGTCTGTGGTCCAGTCGATTCTTGACAATGCCCTGGCACGAAGAGATTTCACGAATATCCGCTGGCGCCGGCGGGAACGATTGATCATGAGCGCCCGCCGTCGCAAGGCCATTCTCAACCAATCCCTGTGAGCATTCAGGGACCGACCGGTTCATCGAGAACCGGACCATAAGCACAAAACCCCGGGCAGCAGATCTGCCCGGGGTTCTTTTTTCAGGACGGCAGCAAGCCGCCGAATCAGGATTCCAGCAGCACCCCCTGTGCCGCCGCCAGCCGGGCGATCGGCACCCGGTAGGGGGAACAGGAGACATAGTCGAGGCCGATATTGTGGCAGAAGATGACGCTGGAAGGCTCGCCGCCATGCTCGCCGCAGATGCCGAGCTTGATATCCGGCCGGGCCTGGCGGCCTTTTTCGCAGCCCATTTTCACCAGCTGGCCGACCCCCTCCTGGTCAAGCGCGACAAAGGGGTCGGTGGCATAGATCTCCTGCTCGATGTAGAAGGGCAGGAAGCGTCCCGAGTCATCACGCGACAGGCCGTAGGTGGTCTGGGTCAGGTCGTTGGTGCCGAAGGAAAAGAAATCCGCTTCCCCGGCGATCACGTCGGCGGTCAGGGCCGCCCGCGGCAGCTCGATCATGGTGCCGATCAGGTACTCGACCTCGACCCCGTACTCGGCGATCACCGCGTCGGCAACCCGCACCGCGTTGGCGCGCAGGATGGCCAGTTCCTTCACTTCGCCGACCAGCGGAATCATGATCTCGGGAACGATCGAGAAACCTTCATTTTTGATCAGTTCGCAGGCCGCCTCCATGATCGCCCGCACCTGCATATCGTAGATCTCGGGAAAGGTCACCGCCAACCGGCAGCCACGGTGGCCGAGCATCGGGTTGAACTCATGCAGGGACTCCACCTTGGTCTTCAGGGTGGCAGCGGACACCCGCATCTCGGCCGCCAGTTCATCAATCTCGGCGTCGGTCTGCGGCAAAAACTCGTGCAGCGGCGGGTCGAGCAGGCGAATGGTGACCGGCAGGCCTTTCATCTCCCGGAACAGGCCGATGAAATCCCCCTTCTGCATCGGCATGATCTTCTCCAGCGCCCGCTGCCGACCGTCAAGATCGGCGGCA
Encoded proteins:
- the nfi gene encoding deoxyribonuclease V (cleaves DNA at apurinic or apyrimidinic sites); the protein is MNFPDLHPWDLTYSAAIALQKDLATRVELRNRLRRPLSHVAGVDVSYRKHGDQFFAAVVVLSFPHLEPIEVADFSARVNFPYIPGLLSFRELPVLLQAFRRLRTVPDLVLVDGQGIAHPRRFGLASHLGLWLDLPTIGCAKSRLTSMAQMPEEDKGATSPLTDKGELIGTLLRSRARVKPLYISPGHRLDIPTAARLTLDCTGRYRMPEPTRLAHLETNRLRREAEAARV
- a CDS encoding D-2-hydroxyacid dehydrogenase encodes the protein MKIVYLDAYTANPGDLSWEPLEQLGDLSVYDRSAEAEVLSRIGDAEIVLTNKVTFDRARFAALPNLRYVGVTATGYNIIDLEAAREHGVTVTNVPAYSTASVAQMTFALLLELTQQVGHHNHLTSWGHWTDAPDFCFWDRPQVELAGLTFGLVGFGQIGQRVARIAAAFGMKVQVFTRNPDRYHGNLDYARVHFVVLEELLKTSDVVSLHCPLTEETSRLINAERLALMKRGAYLINTSRGGVIDEEALADALKEKRLAGAGLDVLTLEPPEHGNRLLAAQNCFVTPHIAWATRASRQRLFDTLTANIEAFLAGKPQNVVS
- a CDS encoding 3-keto-5-aminohexanoate cleavage protein codes for the protein MNPFILNFTPTGMVPRRHDTPHVPISPEEIADQVAQAVEVGITMVHLHARDPDGTPSHDRDLYAEIIRRIRSFAPELVICVSLSGRLRPDFESRSAPLDLSGEAKPDMGSLTLSSLNFSRQASMNAPEMVQGLARKMFAKGILPELEAFDGGMINYADYLLNKKLLQPPCYFNLLLGNPANAQADPLSLGAMLAQLPRDSVWAAAGIGRSQTRAVMMGLAAGGGVRIGLEDNLHYDDARKKLATNLELVKRVHRLAAELERPLMSPAECRQRLNLLPGNGRYGRTPA
- a CDS encoding sugar 3,4-ketoisomerase, which produces MQSTPDRPSWLELPEIESPWGTLCYAQNDDSLPFTLARTYFVRDIPAAAARGGHSHRRNREVVFCIHGACTLWLYDREGRELRFRLEQPRRGAYVPPGWWVELGDYSEAAMTLVMASQNYDEADYIRDPEEFFHAAPYPDPVYRPRP
- a CDS encoding DegT/DnrJ/EryC1/StrS family aminotransferase, with translation MPRPTRIPFIDLGPEIAAIRPQIEAAIGRVLDSGRLILGPELEAFEAEFAAWHGAPVAVGVSSGLAALTLMLQAFDIGPGDEVLVPANTYIATWLAVSRVGATPVPVEPDPLTRNIDPDRLQAALSDRTRALLAVHLYGSPCDMDALNDVCHQHELHLLIDAAQSCGAAWDGSKPACLGDAAAFSFYPTKNLGSLGEAGAVICFDRDRAEQIRLLRNYGMRDHYRHRFKGENARLEELHAAVLRIKLDRLDAANERRRNLAARYLTHFADCGTIVCQQIPPRATPVWHLFTLCLPDRDRVARQLAERGIGSAVHYPVPPHRSGAYADDAGGWPELPETDRLARSLLSLPLYPALTEAEIDEIAAETLTAVENL